TCGTTCCCGTAAGGAGCTGCGCACCGCCAGCCCCCTCGACGGTCAAACTGCCGCCATTGACCCGGATATTCGCCCCCAGGACCCGCATGCCCTCAATGGTTGCGGTGATATCATCAGAAAGCGACACGCCATGGATGACCGACCTTCCCTGCGCCAGCCCGGCGCAAATCACCGCCCGGTGGCATAGGCTCTTGGAAGCCGGAATGGTTACATTTCCCTGGAGTTTTACCGGAGTAATCGATAGATCCATCTGTTCATTCTCCTATCATTTTGCATTTTGGTAAAAAAGAAATAAGACTCACGAGAGTCTTATCAAGCTCAAAACCTTTATGTTTCGCTTCGGTCAGCTTATACGGCTCATCGGCAATGTTGCGATATACTTTTTTATGCGAAAATAACCCACGCTATAAAAATAGCCCAGATTAAAGCTAAAAAAGTATCCGCGCCAAGTCATTGCTGAAAGAGTCATAACAGCCTCCGCAGTATTTTCCAAGTAATAGAATTGGTTTTAGTATATCCGTCATGCTTCTCACTGTCAATAGAATTTATGAAACATGAACACAAAACACAAAAATGTTTAATATTGACCTTTATAAAAATACATTTGTCTTTTAAAAAACATTCGGAGTCGCAAGCATCTATCCGGGAATGCGGGGGCAGGGATTGTTGGTTTCCAGTTTGTGCAGCATTTCATCCCGCCGTCGCTTGGAGGCTGCAAAGAAAGCATGAAGTGCGGGGCGGTCCCCTGTTTCCATTGCCTGGATCAAAGAAGAAATCATAGCTTGGACCTGCCGCAGGCTGTCGTTAATAGACTCGGCATTGCTTACGCAGATATCCGCCCACATGTCGGCATTGGACGAGGCAATCCGGGTCGTATCCTTAAACCCGCCGCCAGCCAGGGACAACAGGGCATCCGGGTCCGGATGACGGTCCAGGAGATTGACCATCGCTGCCGCCAGCACGTGCGGAATATGGCTGATCACGGCGGCATACTGGTCATGCAGCCGGACATCCATCCTGATCACGCGGGCGCCGGTGGCGGAAATCAGACCTTCCAATTCGGCCGCCAGCGGCTCCGGCGCATCGCTGCTATCTGTCAGAATATAATACTTATCTCGGAACAAATCGGCAAAGGCGACCTGAACGCCGCTTTTTTCAATGCCGGCCATCGGATGTCCGCCGACATAGTAGACGCCTGGCGGCAATAGCGGCCGTATCTGCCGGTCGATCAGCCCCTTGGTGCTGCCTGCGTCAGTGAGAATGCAGCCGGGCTTCAATGCCGGCGCAATTCCGGCTGCAATCGAAGCCATTTGCAACACCGGCATACAGAGAAAAACCAGATCCGCCCCTTGAACACCGGCGATCGGATCTGTCACTGCCGCATCGGCTGCCCCCCGTTGAATCGCCTCATCCAGTGCGGCCTGGTCGCAATCAACCGCGGTAATAAAAGGGGCAGGATGACAGTATTTCTTAAATGCCAATGCCAGCGACCCGCCGATCAGGCCTACGCCAATGATAGTGACACGCGGCTGCTTCATACTTTTCCTCCGTCCTGCTATCTTACTGTTCTCTCCAGTGAAACGATAAAAGCATCCCGCCCCTCGCAGGGATGGGATGCTAGTCTGAATATAACAAACCGGAAAGGCCTTGTCAAGAAGGGCGGGAAAATAGATGATCGGGCAAATAGGCGCGAAATCAAATTTGTGATATTTCCTTGAATTTCTTCGGCTCAACGCATAAAATGAGGATGATGTCACATGATGGTAAATACATTGGAGGCAAAGAATATGACGATTGATTCGCTGCCCGGAAACAGCCTGGGCTTTTTAGGGCCATGGGGCACATATTCAGAAGAAGCCGCCCATATTCTGTGTCAGAACCGGGACCGGGAGTTGATCCCCTATCCCGGCATCGATGCGGCCATCAGGGCCACTGACGCCGGCGAAATCGCCGAATGCATCGTGCCGGCGGAAAACTCCCTGGATGGTTCGGTGAATATCACCCTGGACACACTGGCTCATGACGTTCATTTATATATCACCCATGAAATCATATTCCCGGTGCGGCATAATCTGCTGATTAAAACGCCGGGGACGGACATCAGCTCCATTGTCTCTCACCCTCAGGCTCTGGCTCAGTGCCGGAACACACTGCGAAGGCTTTATCCCCAGGCGAAGATTCTGCCGGCAGGCAGTACCGGCGAAGCGGCCCGGCTGGTGGCTGCCGGCCAATATGCCGCTGCCGTGGGCAGCCTGAAGGCAGCCTCTGCCTATGGACTGCAG
This window of the Acetonema longum DSM 6540 genome carries:
- a CDS encoding prephenate dehydrogenase, whose amino-acid sequence is MKQPRVTIIGVGLIGGSLALAFKKYCHPAPFITAVDCDQAALDEAIQRGAADAAVTDPIAGVQGADLVFLCMPVLQMASIAAGIAPALKPGCILTDAGSTKGLIDRQIRPLLPPGVYYVGGHPMAGIEKSGVQVAFADLFRDKYYILTDSSDAPEPLAAELEGLISATGARVIRMDVRLHDQYAAVISHIPHVLAAAMVNLLDRHPDPDALLSLAGGGFKDTTRIASSNADMWADICVSNAESINDSLRQVQAMISSLIQAMETGDRPALHAFFAASKRRRDEMLHKLETNNPCPRIPG
- the pheA gene encoding prephenate dehydratase, with amino-acid sequence MMVNTLEAKNMTIDSLPGNSLGFLGPWGTYSEEAAHILCQNRDRELIPYPGIDAAIRATDAGEIAECIVPAENSLDGSVNITLDTLAHDVHLYITHEIIFPVRHNLLIKTPGTDISSIVSHPQALAQCRNTLRRLYPQAKILPAGSTGEAARLVAAGQYAAAVGSLKAASAYGLQAVVSDLQDSPHNFTRFIVLERQPAQNPQGSCKTSLVCKINGERPGSLCDVLQEFARRNVNMTRIESRPARTGLGLYIFFFDLEGSAADSNLRSALEAVCAKSIWYKNLGSYPTNSKTLNLLNDHDQVYL